ACCCAGTCATGAATTAAACacgacccaaaaaaaaattataaatcatgtttcataacacatcataatttgaatttctaagTCGTGTGTAGAAAAGTACTAAGCATCCAGACCTacctaaaaatgaaatttgaacttaaaactatagacatgattttagATCTCATTGAAACACGAACACTAGATCATGTCGCCATGTAGATGCAAAAGAGGATAACCAGAGAATGAGACGGGGTTAAAAGAACTCGTGATGCTTCAATAATTTTAGGTTTAGAGTTTAGGGTCTAGTAGGGTTGACCCCTGCCATGTCTGCCATTATGTAAGAGACTTTTTATGTAATATTACAGACTATCGAGTCGAATCGCTTCAAATTATTCTCGTCattgattaaaaattttatttttaataaaaacactGTTTATAGGtaaaatagtttatttatatttttaatttttttttatatttttttttttaaaaagtgaagtttttgaaaaatacaaaattaataataagggtatttttgaacttttgaaaaaaGGTTAAGGGTACTTTTGACATTTTAGACAAAATATTAAGGgcagatatatttttgttaatgtaGTGTTTTGCACACGTGTAAGCACAACAGAACGGGATTTAAAACACAAGGACTATATAGTCATTTCACATGGAGCTAAAAAAGAATTGGGTTTCAAAAATGAAGATCCCGCTCTTgcaacaaatttgaaattcaaataacaaaattgaaaaatgggtTTAAGTAGCGCCCAAATTTTCACATTTGAAAATCGCCCAAAATTTCGCCTTTCTCTCAAACAACCTCCATCTTCTTCCCTCTCATTTTTCAACTGCGCGTTTCAGAGAGCGCCTCCCACCAATCCACCGccattcttttttgtttcttggaTTTTGGTCAAACCACATAAACTCCATTGAAGCCCACTGGAATCTCACGGTATGATTCAtctccttcttcctttttctcatctctttgttcagattttagaaatgaaatgtaGGTTTTAACTCGAAGAATCTGGTTCTTGTTACTGTAAGAatcttctgttttttcttttgaaatgattgttttcttgtttcttcttaaGTTCCATAATGTCGGAATCAAGGGATAGATTGGAGAGGCAAGTGGACTATGCCGAGGTCTTTGCTCGTCGGAGATCAGAAGGCGGTATATTGGACGAGCAAGAAATGAGTACTACTTTGATCGGGACTCCGATCGCACGCGCCACAACGACGACTACAGCTCAACAAAGACCTACGAATCTCGGGCctggaggtggtggtggtggtggtggtgcgATTCCGAGACGCAGTTTTGGTTCTCCCATTTCTGGTGGAATTGGGCGTAATAGACTTCTTTACAGATCTCCAGTTTTGAGCCGCGAGAATACGGCGGCTGGGAGTTCCAGACGGAGTAGATCCCGGGTGAGGCACAGTGTTTTGCCGATTTGGTATCCAAGAACTCCACTCCGTGACATTACTGCAGTTGTGAGGGTAAATGACTAAcactccttttattttaattctgcTCTGCTAGATCTTTCAAGTGTTCGTTGTGTTCTG
This sequence is a window from Cucurbita pepo subsp. pepo cultivar mu-cu-16 chromosome LG19, ASM280686v2, whole genome shotgun sequence. Protein-coding genes within it:
- the LOC111782175 gene encoding protein POLYCHOME-like, yielding MSESRDRLERQVDYAEVFARRRSEGGILDEQEMSTTLIGTPIARATTTTTAQQRPTNLGPGGGGGGGGAIPRRSFGSPISGGIGRNRLLYRSPVLSRENTAAGSSRRSRSRVRHSVLPIWYPRTPLRDITAVVRAIERTRARLRENEGQGSDNSPAPSDERALEFSASVSGGHQEPDVSLVTPKPTVGKVNKILRGIANENVEESEMLTPQKKLLNSIDKVEKVVREELQKLRKTPSAKRAEREKRVRTLMSFR